In Monodelphis domestica isolate mMonDom1 chromosome 4, mMonDom1.pri, whole genome shotgun sequence, one DNA window encodes the following:
- the LOC130458948 gene encoding LOW QUALITY PROTEIN: basic proline-rich protein-like (The sequence of the model RefSeq protein was modified relative to this genomic sequence to represent the inferred CDS: deleted 2 bases in 1 codon), with protein MENVKVSLISLEEAKVVTLNSLPFHLPPPPPPPPPPPPPPPPPPPPPPPPPPPPPPPPPPPPPPPPPPPPPPPPPPPPPPPPPPPPPPPPTPPPPPPPPPPPPPPPPPPPPTPPPPPPPPPPPPPPPPPPPPPPPPPPPPPPPPPPPPPPPPPTPPPPPPPPPPPPPPPPPPPPPPPPPPPPPPPTPPPPPPPPPPPPPPPTPPPTLPPPPPPPPPPPPPPPPPPPPPPPPRPPPPPPPPPPPPPPPPPTPPPPPPPPPPPPPTPPPPTPPPPPPPPPPPPPPPTPPHPPPPTPPPPPPPPTPPPPPPPPPPPPHPPPSPPPPPPPPPPPPPPPPPPPPPPPPPPPPPPPHPPPPPPPPHPPPPPTPPPPPPPPPTPHPPPPPPHPPPPPPPPPPPPPPPPPPPPPPTPPPPPPPPHPPPPPPPPPPPPPPPPPPPPPPPPPPTPPPPPPPPPPPPPPPPPIIQVKILPATGSLSQSLCSVIGYRLTLGYQDGGYIRKTAPLIYPLKSKVLARAHTSQNLHPSKLSGTTEGQSLQGEELVRIPLLPQLAAGVPTEIFGQEPLDQGGAGPLHCKIAYILEKFLAY; from the exons AATTCTCTCCCCtttcatctcccccccccccccccccccccccccccccccccccccccccccccccccccccccccccccccccccccccccccccccccccccccccccccccccccccccccccccccccccccccccccccccccccccccccccccccccccccccccccccccccccccccccccccctccccccccccccccccccaccccccccccccctccccccccccccccccccccccccccccccccccccccccccccccccaccccccccccccccccccccccccccccccccccccccccccccccccccccccccccccccccccccccccccccccccccccccccccccccaccccccccccccccccccccccccccccccaccccccccccccccccccccccccccccacccccaccacccccccccccccccccccccccccccccacccccccccccccccccccccccccccaccccccccccccccccccccccccccccccccccaccccccccccccacccccccccccacc ctccccccccccccccccccccccccaccccccccccccccacccccccccccccccccccccccaccccccccccgcccccccccccccccccccccccccccccccccaccccccccccccccccccacccccccccccccacccccccccccccccccccccccccccaccccccccccccccacccccccacccccccccccccccccccccccccctccccccccccccacccccccccacccccccccccccacccccccccccccaccccccccccccacccccccccccccccccccccccccccccccccccccccacccccccccctccccccccccacccccccccccccccccccccccccccccccccccccccccccccccccctcccccaccccccccccccccccccccccccccccaccccccccccccccccccccccccccaccccccccccccccccacccccccccccccccccccccccccccccaccccccacccaccccccccccccccccaccccccccccccccccccccccccccccccccccccccccccccccccaccccccccccccccccccacccccccccccccccccccacccccccacccccccccccccccccccccccccccccccccccccccccccccccccccccccccccccccccccccccccccccccacccccccccccccccccccccccccccccccccccccccccccccccccccccatcattcaAGTTAAAATTCTACCTGCTACAGggagcctttcccaatccctct GTTCTGTGATTGGGTATAGGCTAACTTTGGGATATCAGGATGGGGGCTACATCCGCAAAACAGCACCTCTGATCTACCCCTTGAAGTCCAAGGTTCTGGCACGAGCCCACA CCTCCCAGAATCTGCATCCGTCCAAGCTGAGTGGCACCACTGAAGGCCAGTCCTTGCAGGGAGAAGAACTAGTGAGAATTCCCCTTCTACCCCAGCTTGCTGCTGGTGTCCCGACAGAGATATTTGGCCAGGAGCCTTTGGATCAGGGAGGAGCTGGGCCTTTGCACTGTAAAATAGCCTATATCTTGGAGAAATTTCTAGCATACTAA